From Cucumis melo cultivar AY chromosome 3, USDA_Cmelo_AY_1.0, whole genome shotgun sequence:
CACGTGCGACACTCGttgagggagagagagagagagagagaaaaaataataataagaataataataataataatataaataagatgGTGGGTTGGGTTTTATTGGAAAAAGGTTAGGGATTTATAGTACGAAATGAAATGATTGCACGACAAAGATATTCTGAAACTtaaccctttttctttttattttctttcctttttctttttcttttcgttttgTTTTTATGTCTTTCTTCAAATCGAAAAAATTTGgatcccttttttttttttttttttttttttttttttttttttttttttttgactttaCCTTTCTTCACCACACACTGTGTCTCCTCTCACTTTCTCTGCACCAACCTCTTACtcatttcttctcttcttctactTCTTTCCCCTCATCCTCTCAAATtacctctcttttcttttgtttaataTTTAGTTTGTTGTTTGTCATGACttgtttataaataaaaaaataatttgaaaggGCAACTTAATTAGCTTAATTTTAATTAACCATTTTCCATAAGTTTAATCATAGTTCCCAAtgatgttttattattttttttaatgtagcTAATTAAGGGTTATTGTAGATACTTTGTTGACATCATCTTTAAATCTCTCTGCCTTCTCAGCATCTTCTTCAGAAGCCTAGATGCCTTCTTAGATAcaaatgttttgttttcttatttttattaaaaaggaaTATTTGGGTAACAAAAAAGTACATCTGTAATCTGCTTTATAACATTATTAACGTATTATGATAAagttatcttttttatttcaataaaatTTGTCTGCATGAACGTCCTTGTTTTTACTGCAAGTTAATTATCAACGAGTTTTTTACTAGTATTTCAAATCAGGAAAGATGATTATATATCAACAAAACAAGGGTAAAGTCAAATAAATACATATACATTCTGATCTAGAAAACAAAGATTTAAACTTCCCTATATCAGTATTCAACAAATAAAAGTAATGAAGTTGAACATGAAGTACTATTTACCAAACCGATTcctgaaaaataaatataaaaataaactttttGTGGTAATTATTAAAATGATGTTTTTTCATGTGGGTTTTCAAACTCATCATTGGACATAAATCCTTTTGTTTTCAAAGTAGCATCCATATACTCTacaaatagaaaaatgaaaataaactATAGGCAGGAATTATATAAAACCCATCATCCTATGATATATATTATTCAAAATAGTATAAAGTAGGTAGAGTTTGATTATGTTAATTTACTCATCTAACAGTCAATGATTCCTTTTTAGGTGGTTCAAAATATGGGAAGAAGAGAAACTAGAGGGGAAGAGTGAGGCTTTTGGAATTTGTGAAAGAATAAGGAGGGACCAAAAAATAGGACATATTGGTCCATTACTCAGATATCTATTCTGTTCATATAATATATACTTGAAAAGTATAAGTAAAAGACACAGAAGTTTTTGGTCCTTCAGGAAGCTAAGAAGAATATAAGAACAATTTGAAAGATACACAAACCCTGATCTCTAACATTTATTTCACTTCCCattttaccctttttttttcctttccttcctTTCACTTTCATCCAATTTGCTCCTTTTTTTTTGTGGAAGAAAAGCATGGCTAGTAACAATTATCATAacccttttcttttccaagTAAAACTTtcccattttttattttacaataATGACCATATGATATATGAATtgtgatttattattattattattattattattattattattattattattattattattattattattattattattattattattattatttatatatttaaatccCAATATTCATAAAAAATAGTGATATAAATAAGGGGTGAGCCGCATGTGCTTTAGAAACAAATCTTCTTGAGGTCACATATCTTTACTACTTGagaatattatatttattaaatcatTAATTCTTCTGGAATGTATCCTTTTTTTTCCATCAGAGAAACAAAAGGCAATTAAGAAATGTATGAAATCTccaccatttttctttttctatctttccCTACTAATGGAAAACTGAAACTTTCAGAGTTTGTATCAGGAAAACCACAGGCTGAAATCAAGAAATTAtgttaacaaaagaaaaaggaatcaaaattaattattatccCAATTGTCTCATTTGTGCTTTAAACCATagcttaaataatttaattcgactttttttttttttttgtgtttttcttcTGTTAGCTCACTCAACAAAATTCCATATCTACTGTCACCTTATTTTCTTAAAGTCAAAAGTTGGATCTCACTTTCCTAcgattgtactaaaaaaaaccCACCTacaagtttaattaattatctttcatgAGCATTAGAATAACAAAGATTGAAATGTACAAGATAATCACATACACCATTCACAAGTTCCCCCACACAAAATACTCCAACAGTTCTCAAATCGAACCGAACTGATCCggtcaaaaataacaaaaaagaaagggaataataaaaaagaagataataaaaaattgaataatcTTAAGAGAGAattgaagaaaggaaaaaaaggagAGTATTGGAGAGAATGAGGAACAACTAGGAGGTGGAAGGAGGCATAAGATTGAGGCCCAAATTGTCACCTTTTTCCAAGATCAAGCGAGAATTCTTGTTGGTATCTGACACATTGGAACAAATAGAAACATAATTAGTAGTAGTATCAGGATGCATCCTCTTCTTAGACGATGAAATCGCCACTCCGAACAGCTTGGTTTTGCAACTATTGTTATCAGCTTCTCCAACGTCAAGCTCCGTAACTGCACTCTTAGACGTTGCAGTTGGAGAGCTGACAAAATGAGTTGTAACAATAGTACCAGGAACGGAAAAGTGATTAGTAGTAGTTGAAGTAGTATTAGGAGGAGAGATTCCAAGAAAATGATTGAGGGGTTTTTGGGAATTAGCTGTTGAAGATGGATGATGAGAGAGAAGTAAAGAAGGGAAAGAATTGCTAGGAGAAACAGGCTTCACATGGTTTTGAACAAAATAGATAATATCATTATAAAGTTTCCTCATATGACTAAGCTCCGAAATCAGCATAGAGTTATTCCTTCTTAACCTCTCATTATCCTCAGACAAAGCTGTCACCGAACTCATCATATTGTAATTACTCGCACGACTATTGTTACTAATAATTCCACTTCCCATAACCGAATATCCACCTGTCCCCGTAGCCCTCGGTGCCACTGGTGGTGAGTCGCACCAATTGATTTGCTCATCTGAATCCGACGGCGAAATGCTAACTCGTGTCGAAAATGGGAAAAAACTAGGACCGTTGATGTTTCCAAGATGGTGATGGGAGTAAGGCAGTTGTGGCTGAGCAGTTTTTCGTCTATGAATCTCACATAACAAATGTTTTTCTCCTTTTCTGAAGAACTCATTCGCAAACTCCCATCTGTCTGGCACAATCTTTCTAAAACCctaatccaaaaaaaaaaaaaaaacagaacatGTTAGAAAACACTCCAAATTGAGCATTATTCGTTGTATGATCAGTTGAGCTACGAGGCACGACGAGGGTGTTAAATATGTATCAACTCAGACGAGATATTCTCCTGcatctaataaaaaaaataagaagagaAGTTGTGAATTACATACGTAGGTGTTGAGCTGACGAACGAAGCTAGAGAAGTTATTGTGTTTGAAGTAGTTAGGGAGGAGATCGCGGGCGAACTCCGGAGGACGCCAGACTACGAAAGTGGTATCGTCTTCGCCCCAGGAGACAATGTGATCGGTGGAGGGGTCGTCGACTAATTGATAGGTTTTGGAGAGAAAAGGGGCAGGTACAGACTTGTGAGAGTCCAAAGAAAGTAAGATGCCTTCACAATTGTCAAGCATTACAGACATAgtttgaagaagaaagaagtcgGAATGGAAACTCTAACTTTTGCAATTTCTtctaagaaacaaaaacaaaagttaaGGAATGAGAGGGACTGAGTGTGTggaataaaataaatgaattttggTAACACGTAGAAGAGAAAAAGGATGTGAAGTTATTGTGGAAATCTCTAACTGTAATCTCaacatatatatttcttttttactttataGTTATCAGAAAAACACTTTGATTCCACTCATCTTCAAGTATCTCTATATTAAATGTTTAATCACAAATTGACACACAGCcaacatttgaattttttagaACAAAGTATCTTTTTAATACTTATTTTTCTTGTGTGATTGAAAAAGATGCACGAAGATACGTATAGTTTATTggtatttttgttagaataaTCAGTGTGTTAAATTactattgtttttcttttaaaaaaatgaaattctcTCTCCTCGGTTAGTGAGAGAGAGAATATGTGTCTGTCTGTATAGAACTGTGGAAATAAGGGCATTTCAAGACAAACCCGTGACTCtcactttctctctctctctctctctctctctctctctctctctctctctctctctctctcttttcctctttctgACATTGAACTCTCTCACACTTACTTAAAGTTGGGCACAGTAAAGAATGGTTGCTTCTTAATTTGTATATTGAAGAAATGTCTATACCAtgatttctatttaaaaaaaaaaaaggtttttttttttgtttataagtTTGTTATTTTGAAGAGGAGTTCAATCATGGGAATGgaagcttttcttttttttctttcttcatataATCTCCAATGAAACGGTGAGATGGattctctttcttttgttgcAGGACAGTTATTTGACATAAAAACAACAATGTTCTGTTGTTCTTGTGTGTTCTTTTAATTGATTGTTTTATGTTGAGGAAATTGTTGTAAAATacgttaaaaaagaaaaagaaaagaaatcaaataatcAAAGTGTGTGGAATTATTACGTCAAGagggaaggaaggaaggaaggaaggggAGTGTTGCTTTCTTCGTTTTAGTGGTTCGAGGAAAAAAAATTAGCCATCAAAAAggtttattttatattatttaatttgttatatttttgtttttaatatcaACGTGGTCAATTCATCAACTCATTTCTCATCCTCTTTTATCTGCTTAATTAATTGTTTGTTCAAAATTATGATACATCAACTTTGTGACATAATTGATGTAACCCATTTTTACATACtcttttttgtgattttttctattaaaaaaagtGCTATTCATATTTATTCATTACAATGTATATGCAATAAATTTATTTCATACGATGAGATAGCTCTTTTTAATTACTCAAactacccaaaaaaaaaaaaaaagaaaaaaaacttctttACAATATGATTAATTATGACCATGTATAATAATGTAATCctttcaaaaatatttaaatgccatgcatatattttattttatatgtcTCTCCTTCTAAAGATTATTGCCCAAGTGAGTGAATTATTAGCCCCAAAAGTTTTTCCACAGCTTCATAATTctcaaatataaaaattttccATTCACTTGactaagaaaacaaaaaatcaaaagaaaaattagagtAAGACAACATAATTGGAAAAAGAACAAAGAGTGAAGGGCACCCATGCAAAATCTCCAATGTGATAATTAGAACAAAGATTGCATGGAAAATATATCTTTCATCTAATTAAATAATGGGATTAATTAGTGGATATTAATTATGAACAAACTGAGAGATCAATATCCTCCAGAAAAAAAAGGTTTCATATTTTGTTATGATGAATGACTATGCAAAGTAAAAGTGGGAGATCATATCATTTCAATACATAAAGGCAACCCAAAGTGAATAGAGATATTAGCTTCAAAAATGATAATGCCTAATTATTTCAATTAGATACCCAATATGATTATAATCCTGATTATCTCTACGATTCTATCATTATTGGGAAACGAAAAACAAATctttcattaaataaataatattaaaaataaataaataaataaataaaacaccATATCCTCTCATATACAGTTTctactcttttttcttttttttcatccATCATTTAGGATCTTCTTTTATATTCTTGTGTTAATACTTACATGATTACATACCCAAAAAGTGTTAATTCTTTCATAAATTAGctcatcgaacatttatttaaaattacatttaaaaaacttaaattGTTTCTAGTTAACTTACTGGCCCAGTGGTtctaatttttgtttaaattttattttttcctcaAACATTTAAGTTATTGATCTacttaaactttaaaatatttatttacaaacTTTGAACATCTAAAAGATTTATTGcagtatttgaatttttaaaaaataatcatttttaTCCTTAACATTATTTTTAAGTAAAATAATAAATCAACGATATAGATTTAAGTATGTGTACTGTATGTATGTTAATGTGAGCATGATTTCAAGTCATATATATTAGAGAAAATCAAGCATTTGAAAtcaaaatgttttttaaatcaaaataagacCATAGATGTTTAAATAGATTGCTTTCTTATTACCTTCTTTGATATGCCATACTAAATCGTAATTGGACTCAAAAACTTAAATTAAACGATGTAGTTCTTTCTATCTTAAATTAAATGATGTAGTTTTTTCTATAGATAGAAAGAAGAGAGAACCCGAGTTTCTATGcatcttttttttctattgaaaaacgAGAATGAGAGTTTTATGAAAAACCGTTGTGTATGAGATGGCATTtcaaaaaacatttttttcattaatttattttgagaaAACATACATAATTTTTCTTGAAATGTGATTTGGGAGAAGATAAAGCCATAAGAAAATTTCAATTCCCGAGAAGTGCAATGGAAAATGGGAGGAGCTCTTGAAACAATTTTTCTTGTTTCTTCCTGTGTTCTAAATTTCTAATGTAATTTCTAACAagtataaattatatatacacacacaaatatatttctccttcttcttcttccatttctgACGTTTTTACTGTCTGAACCATTTCAGAGAAGACTGACATTGTtgtgtatatatttatatatttataaagataTATATGAATTAATGAATGAGGATGACGacaatgtttttaaaattttataactttcctTCTGCTTTCTTTTTTCTGTATACCATTCTCGTGATTTTTTGTTtgtcttcccttttttttttttttcttccatctcTGGTGTACGTGTGACTATTTAATCTTCCCTATTTTCACCCACTCTTTTAACCCTATTCATCATcatcttttttctaaaagaaaaaaaacaattaaaatatattCCCCTTTTAAAGTTTAACGTAAACATGGCAATAATATTATCTCCACTACAGATGAGAAAGGATTGGATTAGCCAAATCTTACGTTACATAATTAATCAATCCCTTTTTCTTCTCTCAATCATACACCCAATCAATATAATATATGAGTTGTTAATCCTGAGGTGGGACTCTCCATTTATATGCATTTGTGAGTGTCTCCACCTTAGCTTCTCCGTATTCTAGAAAAAAAACTACCTATTTCATTCTATTACTACGTTTAATCTGTACAATAATGGAACGTTCTTATATATCACTGTAATAATATGCTGTTTCTTAGGACAATTATTAAAATTTCGCAAAGAATCTAATGATAAACGTTGGtattaataaattttgaaatttttctatAGGTCGTAATCAACCATATCTTTTTAATTTGAGTATTAActattttggatttttttttattcctcGGGTCTATCTCTATTGAAAGACAAAGTTTCTTCGTTTCGTGGCATGAACTATTTTGGTCATGTTTTCCAACTCAAAGAATGGAGGTACGTAGCATAAAAAGAAAGTTCTCTACTTTTCATTTATTCACTTGCAATAAAAAGAAACATCTAAAAATTATGTACGTAAGACCCgtgatataaaataatatagaaaGTTTACATTTCCCGTCTTTCAAACATGAAGAAAATATACTTTAGGCAAGtaattgaattttgaaaaaaaaaatatcttttaattttcaCGTTACCTTTTGTATGAATAGATTCATcaagtttttaaaagtttttaaaaattatccGAGGCTCTAAAGATTTTCAAAGTTGTTTTTTACtagtttaaaatttttatcTATTGTTCTTAAAATTATGTCACGACTAAACATATTTGTTATTCAAATAGTGAATAAAAAGAGTTTGTAATACCACATTGTATTGGTAATAGAAAATTTCGTTCCATCGAACAAATTTCACTTATTAGTTTGGACATGAAGTACTTTATACAATACTTTTCGTTAACTTTTTGACAAGTATATAAAAGAAATGTAAAAGCATAAGAAAAGAAACATTCGTCATTCTAGTTTAATTTAAACGCAGTTTGAAAAATTATGAAGCAAAGTAGTATGAAAAGAACAAAGCAGAGAAAGGATGGGGAAGTAAGGGGGAATTAGAGTGAAAGGTTTTGAGGCATATAGATAATTGTGTTAAGAAGGGGGATTGTTTCGTTAGAATTATCATATAAGACAGAATTGTTCACTAGAGAAAGGTTGGAAATGGGTCCATGAGAAAAAACTGTGTAAGCAAATAATAAAATGTATGATAAAATCAAACCAAAACCACACAACACCACCACTCATCTCTCTGTCTATCTATGAATAAAAATGATGAGAGATGATCGTACCGAGCCCACCAccaatacacacacacacacacacacatatatatagatatgaAAAACTCTACCaaaatctctctctcttatATATATTGTTCTAGTGCAATATGCAACCCTAAGAAGATTCTATTCTAATTTCTTTAACCCATTCCCCCACTCTCTTCTCTACGCCATCTCCAGTTTTTATATTCAACCCTAAAAACACCTAAccaccaaaaaagaaaaagaaaaaaaaaactactctTCTTCCCTTTTATGTCCTCCATTTAAATTATTGCACCTACCTATTTCTGTATCATTTTTTATTGCATGTATATTCACTcacaattttttaatataataatgtAATAATTGTGATAGGGAAAATTTGAACCATAAATCTCGTAGTTACTAGTACATTTAGATTGATGTATTCGCAcattctagtttttttttttagtttcaaaatgttacatatTTAGTCCcttgattttgaatttgattcGATTTCAATTTATCTTCTAAATTTTAAGATATActacaattttattattgagatttgagtttttgtttcaatttggtCCTCATATCCTCATTTTTCACTAAAGGTTCAATTTTTTGTGTTTAGTGATAATGTGtaattagtttaaaaaaattataattaattaaattttactCAATTATATCAATTTCTAAAAGTGAGTATTTGGTGGAATTTCAAGTTTTAAATTGTAAATCTTCGAACTTATgaatcaaaataaaacaaattaaggATACGTATACGTAGTTAATGCTAATAACTGCATGAATGGTGTAAAAGAAATCATGATAAAATACCATAACAACATTGAAAGAaccaaaataaaattcaaaatatatataagaattAAGTGCGTAAGTTTTTTGAATTTATAAATCAAAGGGAAAGTAGATCCAAAATCTGAGGTAAAAAAGGGTGTCATTTTTTCTCAAATCTTTCCTCTGTCTTTAGTCCATAGTAAGTAAAAGATAAacaaataagtaaataaattttTACATATTTGATGTAATTTTATAGAAGAAAAACCCTACCTATTTTGTCTCTTTATATCCATATCTCTCAACGGCGACCAACAATgctactatatatatatatatatatatatatatatacactctCTTTTTCAAATACCATCATTATATATTATCATAAGAACCTCAATCTGCGTCAAAACTcctttaattttcttaaaaagatgCAACTCCCAAATTCCTCTTCTTATTCCAAccataattttttaataatgtccattttttattattattattattattatatgaacACTTTAATCAAACCATGGAAGAAAGTTACGTCTTTTAacactattttttaaaaaaaaaaaaattattccgaCAAAACCTTTTAAAACcatttaggaaaaaaaaacaaaagaaaagaaaaaggttatttTTCTTCATTGGAAATAGTTTGGTCTAAAGAATTTAACAAAGTTTAAAGCTTTTTACAATCAATTacttttttgaaagaaaagaagaagcaTTTTTGTGGAGGGTATGTCTAAGAAGggtaaagaaaaagagagagtaATATTTAAGTGTATATTTaaggggagagagagagagagagagagagagagagaattaaaGGGTCACGAGGGGTATATGGATTCTACAAAGAAATCACACTCCCTAATTAATGCCTAATTGATTCAacaacacacacacatacatacacaCCCTTTATCTTTCTACCTATTcctatatatatcttttttagtACTCCCCAAAAATCAACCACGTGTCAAATTCTCAAGGAAAATAGTATGTTCTATTGTAATTCTAAATatataagttttctttttcctaaccCAATTCCTTTTGCTTGGTTTGATGTAAAGGATTTCGTTCACAAATATTTTACTTTTCACGAGTCCAAGAAATTAATATTAGAGGATAAACAAAAATGTACCCCGTTGACACATTCATACCACCTTTAGCCTTTATTATATTCAAAcctttcaactttttttcttcatcaAGATAACTAATCTAGTATATTACTCTTTAAACAATAAAGAAATGTTGTACAAATAAAGTATAAGAAAGCTTATGAACCATGAATGGTTTCTTTAGTATAGAAATTTGGAAGTGGTGGGTTCAAATGTAATTTTTGGCCTTTTGGTTGAAAGCATATCAATCTTATGTTAATTCATGACTGATTTATCTTTAGACAATGGTGTGAGTAATTTAATTGAATGGCTTGACAATTCTTTCCTTATAATTACTCAAATAAACTTGAATGAGTAATACACCAATTAAACTTATTTACATTCGGTACTATCCTATCCCACTTGTTTGGAGTTTGAAATATAAGTTGTTTTGTAACTAAGAAAATTGTTAACTAATTTCTTCTTATATATTTCTtcttatatatttattgtatgCTCTCGATAAAATGtccattccaaaaaaaaaatggtattcCCAACTTGACGTGAACCAATTTCCAACCCTTTGGCTTCATTATAATTTAcaaccccttttttttttcaaatcccCCTACACCTATAGGCAAGACCACGTCATGACCTCTAAATAAACTTTGGGTTGGCACCAAGCTTGAAAAATCGTAGTACCATTTCAATCATTCAATAATTTTTATAGATTCACCATTTAATCAAAGGTGAATTCTTGCGGACAGATTCAAACATATGCTAGGTTTTAATAATTTCACCTACTAAAGCTTTTGACTATTTTCTTTATCTTAATTTGACTAATGGATTCGTTTTGATATAAAAACTAGTAGACATTttttgatctttctttttaaactattattaaatatattgaaGCGTGCAAATAAAATTTCAATGACCATAATAAACCAATAGAATCTAAACTTTTTTAACTTTATGATCATCGTTCAAATATTGACTTTCATAtgtatggttttttttttttcttttttgaacaAATCATAAGAGTAATAGAAGATCAATAGACATATAGGTGctaaaattaaatagaaaagTTATACTTTTTGTAAACAAAGTTTGAGTACAAAAGTATTTTAGTATCTAAAGTTTTAAATTCGATGTATAAATTATTGATGGAGTTTGATTGGGAAGCATTTTTATCCACataattagtttttttattgATTGCTAATAAAAAGAACTAACATgaccattctttttttttttatatatatatatattaagataTTTTATGTATATACAAAGATTTGGTATCTCATTTTAGTTATGCTAATTGATTTTCTAATGGAAGTTGATAATGCCCTAACTTAAAGGAAGGTTAGGCCAATTTAAAAACTTTTCTCTTTAGAAAAAGGGGTTAGactatataaataaataaatatatattactcCCATGCAAAAGTTGATTTTCTCCAACAAAAGACATTAAaaataggaagaaaaaaaaaacttccacCAAATTGAGACCTATACACTTCCTCTAAttaattcaaaagaaaatttcatatagaaaaaaaaatgaactttCATATGACCAATGGTTTCTTATCAACAAATAAAGCTAATTTTAGGTCACTTTACAAAGAGTATATCATCAAAAGGATAGAAAATACAATAAATGTCTCATGTCTTTCCCCCACATTATCTTTCCTTTTCCtcattattttttcttatatcttttctttttactaaaGAAGCCCCCCTAGCTAAGACACCAACCACAAACCCTtctacaaataataataattaaaagtataaaaaaggcatattttcttcttcaaattcCGTGACCATTAGAACCTATTGTAGGACATCACTTGAATATGAAATGAGCTTACTccaagttttctttttccttccacTTGATGGATGGATCCACCCAGTCCAAATATGTTACCAAAATAtcctttttaaaaattgagCTCCAACATGTACTATAGACACATTAATATTGCAAAATACATTTTTGTACTTGACTCTCTTTACCAACCTTTTTTTAAAGTCCTAGTTTTCAATGATTTATTAGTTGTCTAATTAACTAGTGTGATACGAAACAAAGTTCACATCTTTTGGTAATCAAAAGTAAAAGATGTAATTTTGTTCTCGTATGTTGTAATCAAACTATCTTAATTAACTGTTCGATCAAATGGTATAATTGTTGGAATGCTTTGAATATATTATATTGCGCTCAAACGATTGAGTATAGGGGATCTAGAGAGTGGCTAGAGACATCTTTGATCTATAATTTGAATGAATCCCTAATACTAAATTGTTCTCCATTTATTCGCGAGGGAAATTAATATACTTTTAATAAACCATGTACAATTACACACTTATACATATATTACAACAACAACcaaaaaaagatataaaaaagATCGGAGTAGATTTAGAAAACACAAAGTTGAGATGGAAGATTAGAATGATCAAAACTGACAAGTTGATGTGATATTGGGCCTTGAAATTCCACTAATTACATGCTTTAAATTGGTGAAATGACCAGGTAATGGCCGACCCTAGGCTTGCAAAATCAATGGGGGCCTAGCAatggtttttttcttctttttttttttagtacagAACATGAACACACATGTGCATTGATTATTATTCAAATATGATCAAAGATTAAGAaggggaaaaaggaaaaggaaaaaaaaaataaaagaaagaaggaagagaTGTTTTAGAATGTGGATGGAAGAGGGGAACATAAAGGCTGTTAGATCACATGGATATcacattctttttcttctcttcatcttctcttctttttatacTATATGACTTAcctatgtgtgtgtgtgtatatatataatcaatgttaaatatgaaaaagggtatatatatattgaaaaagaGAGGGTCCCATTCATTTTTGCCCTTTGCCCTAATACCATAACATAGCCTTTGCACCCAAAACCCTTCTTCCCCCAATCCAAGGGATTCAGAGTAATTAATGTCAT
This genomic window contains:
- the LOC103487881 gene encoding heat stress transcription factor B-4; translation: MSVMLDNCEGILLSLDSHKSVPAPFLSKTYQLVDDPSTDHIVSWGEDDTTFVVWRPPEFARDLLPNYFKHNNFSSFVRQLNTYGFRKIVPDRWEFANEFFRKGEKHLLCEIHRRKTAQPQLPYSHHHLGNINGPSFFPFSTRVSISPSDSDEQINWCDSPPVAPRATGTGGYSVMGSGIISNNSRASNYNMMSSVTALSEDNERLRRNNSMLISELSHMRKLYNDIIYFVQNHVKPVSPSNSFPSLLLSHHPSSTANSQKPLNHFLGISPPNTTSTTTNHFSVPGTIVTTHFVSSPTATSKSAVTELDVGEADNNSCKTKLFGVAISSSKKRMHPDTTTNYVSICSNVSDTNKNSRLILEKGDNLGLNLMPPSTS